A section of the Humulus lupulus chromosome 2, drHumLupu1.1, whole genome shotgun sequence genome encodes:
- the LOC133816150 gene encoding uncharacterized protein LOC133816150 isoform X1: MVVEVSTSVMLKVFLMFSRMTLFLILCAGMHLDSDLVMLSLKEIGKLKAASKRRGKILGVQAISHERLLLLFAFCKRCVDVTGAYSALKTELNISLTAIGLLWTTTGFIAKRITHGPVEERETRKGNRYMTSAQQMDSQQRQVHKG, translated from the exons ATGGTTGTTGAAGTAAGTACATCTGTGATGCTGAAAGTTTTCTTAATGTTTTCTAGGATGACATTGTTCTTAATTCTTTGTGCAGGCATGCACTTAGACTCTGATCTAGTGATGTTAAGCTTGAAGGAAATTGGAAAACTCAAG GCTGCCTCCAAGAGAAGAGGCAAAATACTTGGTGTGCAAGCAATCTCTCACGAGAGACTCTTACTTTTGTTTGCAttttgcaagag gtgtgtagatgtgactggagcttacagtgctctaaagacggagcttaacataagcttgacagcaataggccttttgtggactacaactggctttattgcaaagaggattacacatggacctgtggaggaaagggaaacaagaaagggaaacaggtatatgacgagtgcacaacaaatggactcacaacaaagacaagtgcacaaaggatga
- the LOC133816150 gene encoding uncharacterized protein LOC133816150 isoform X2 yields the protein MHLDSDLVMLSLKEIGKLKAASKRRGKILGVQAISHERLLLLFAFCKRCVDVTGAYSALKTELNISLTAIGLLWTTTGFIAKRITHGPVEERETRKGNRYMTSAQQMDSQQRQVHKG from the exons ATGCACTTAGACTCTGATCTAGTGATGTTAAGCTTGAAGGAAATTGGAAAACTCAAG GCTGCCTCCAAGAGAAGAGGCAAAATACTTGGTGTGCAAGCAATCTCTCACGAGAGACTCTTACTTTTGTTTGCAttttgcaagag gtgtgtagatgtgactggagcttacagtgctctaaagacggagcttaacataagcttgacagcaataggccttttgtggactacaactggctttattgcaaagaggattacacatggacctgtggaggaaagggaaacaagaaagggaaacaggtatatgacgagtgcacaacaaatggactcacaacaaagacaagtgcacaaaggatga